One window of the Phycodurus eques isolate BA_2022a chromosome 7, UOR_Pequ_1.1, whole genome shotgun sequence genome contains the following:
- the LOC133405350 gene encoding probable E3 ubiquitin-protein ligase HERC6 isoform X1 — protein sequence MSRILFWGDSACGHFGPQASSRPVSWSVPGVVSNICCGEQHVLFLLEDGLVSSYGSDSRRQLGRKVFQSEKTPSGRVEGLAEVVSVACGQDHSLALCASGGVYSWGAAEDGQLGLLPNRVYNTQRASPVQIPMPIPVIQVACGNYYSLALTKGGDVFSWGLNSHGQLGLGRQTSLQYTPLQVPALNGIPVSQISAGAAHALFLTLSGLVYCCGANQHGQLGLNRIDDKGRFNICVVPALRRLSVSFITCGEAHSAVLTKEGKVYTFGEGAHGQLGHGSSANQLTPKPVDGMDGVASQVACGRRHTLVLGSSGQIWAFGSGVKGQIGSGKAEGSPAPVLVRLPWSCDSASVVPSDLKIAAGWNTSFAFTSSQSGKQRPITGRLDEKKLLKWLTLKKCNPEAEREILEMFFTSSSLVASFTKSIGLSLNADALNVDLEAASRAFSKMLAVPWIRKKVNLAALMNVLVTFRSSLKSPEIIVILLSCPLLHDVSAVLANVLPLAVVVDVMSERTQATLKGWWSSMPADMLLQHILVFKNALDFVIKNGLLVTHFPGIKATLEVLKLLYKANKRGKSYKVPLSTFYVEDFDNRTLVKDVFLWRQHSTKEDDVNTPPTFCRYPFVLNLFCKVSAFAIFAFITKFDYPGESVSFDVLVRRFQSEAPVFQLSLRPSHLLEDTFRQLNAADHVAFKKELLVQFVDDRKVMNVNRRDLFLHIFDELMAPQSNLFMYNDRKMLAWFPPKPKVAANTYFLFGVLCGLALHNQNMVHLPFPLVLFRKLLGVKPSLDDMKEFEPTVGEGLRCILEDYSDNVLKDMETTFTVSWGGDKVELDPEDSEKLVTGSNKKEFVTAFVNYAFNKSVEGVFEAFKKGFFKVCEPDVVAFFQPDELQAVMVGNENYDWDVFKQNTVYEGEYHAAHPNIVIFWEVFDKLTEEEKKKFLSFLTGCDRVPFAGMASLQMKIAILPASTDLHYPEALTCHYLLLLPIYHRYPIGRQMHNRLLYAINHSRGFTKTFNTEG from the exons ATGTCGCGCATCTTGTTCTGGGGGGACAGCGCCTGTGGACACTTTGGCCCGCAGGCATCCTCCAGGCCAGTGTCGTGGAGCGTCCCTGGTGTCGTGAGCAACATTTGCTGCGGGGAGCAGCACGTTTTATTCCTTTTGGAGGACGGACTCGTTTCCTCGTATGGAAGCGACTCAAGGAGACAGCTTGGACGAAAGGTTTTTCAAAGCGAAAAAACACCCTCAG GCCGTGTGGAGGGCTTGGCTGAGGTGGTGAGCGTGGCCTGCGGTCAGGACCACTCTCTGGCCCTGTGTGCATCGGGAGGAGTCTACTCCTGGGGGGCGGCAGAGGATGGACAACTCGGGTTATTGCCCAATCGTGTATATAATACTCAGAGAGCAAG TCCAGTGCAAATACCGATGCCTATACCAGTGATTCAGGTTGCTTGTGGAAACTACTACTCCCTGGCATTGACTAAAG GGGGCGACGTCTTCTCGTGGGGTTTGAACAGTCATGGCCAACTGGGTTTGGGGAGGCAGACTTCTCTGCAGTACACCCCCCTCCAGGTGCCCGCACTCAATGGCATACCGGTAAGCCAGATCTCGGCCGGAGCGGCTCATGCGCTGTTCCTCACCTTGTCGGGCCTGGTGTACTGTTGCGGGGCCAATCAACATGGTCAGCTTGGCCTGAACAGGATTGATGACAAAG GCCGATTCAACATCTGTGTTGTTCCTGCTCTTCGACGTCTGAGCGTTTCCTTCATCACTTGTGGAGAGGCCCACTCTGCTGTCTTAACAAAG GAGGGCAAAGTTTATACTTTTGGAGAGGGAGCTCACGGTCAGCTGGGTCATGGCTCTTCTGCGAATCAACTGACACCCAAACCGGTGGACGGGATGGACGGAGTTGCCTCACAGGTGGCATGCGGCAG ACGTCACACTCTCGTTTTGGGATCGTCTGGCCAAATTTGGGCTTTTGGCAGTGGGGTTAAAGGTCAGATTGGGAGCGGAAAAGCGGAGGGCAGCCCGGCGCCCGTGCTAGTACGACTTCCGTGGAGCTGTGACAGCGCGTCAGTCGTGCCCTCAG ACTTGAAAATAGCAGCAGGGTGGAACACGAGCTTTGCTTTCACTTCATCACAG agtGGAAAGCAACGCCCGATAACCGGAAGGCTTGATGAGAAAAAACTACTAAAATGGCTGACGTTAAAAAAGTGCAATCCAGAGGCTGAAAG AGAAATCCTTGAGATGTTTTTTACAAGCTCAAGCCTTGTTGCAAGTTTTACAAAAAGCAT tgGGCTTTCACTAAACGCAGATGCCTTAAATGTGGACCTCGAGGCTGCCAGCCGAGCTTTCTCTAAGATGCTAGCAGTGCCGTGGATCCGGAAAAAG GTGAACCTGGCAGCATTGATGAACGTGCTCGTCACTTTTCGCAGCTCCCTCAAATCTCCAGAGATCATTGTGATCCTGCTCTCGTGCCCGCTCCTCCACGATGTCTCGGCGGTTCTGGCCAACGTCTTGCCTTTGGCGGTGGTTGTTGACGTGATGAGTGAGAGGACTCAGGCAACACTAA AAGGCTGGTGGTCCTCCATGCCAGCCGACATGCTGTTGCAACACATCCTGGTGTTCAAAAATGCTCTGGATTTTGTCATCAAAAACGGCCTCTTGGTAACTCACTTTCCTGGCATCAAAGCCACACTGGAGGTCCTCAAGCTCCTCTACAAG GCAAACAAAAGAGGGAAGTCCTACAAAGTCCCACTAAGCACCTTTTATGTTGAGGACTTTGACAACAGGACGCTCGTGAAGGATGTCTTTCTTTGGCGTCAACATTCTACAAAAGAG GATGACGTCAATACACCTCCCACCTTTTGCCGGTACCCCTTTGTGCTTAATTTGTTCTGCAAGGTGTCGGCCTTTGCCATTTTTGCATTCATAACAAAG TTTGACTACCCCGGTGAATCAGTGTCTTTTGATGTTTTGGTACGGCGTTTTCAGTCCGAAGCGCCCGTCTTTCAGCTCTCTTTGAGACCAAGTCACCTGCTCGAGGACACCTTCAGACAGCTCAATGCAGCAGATCACGTCGCCTTCAAAAAAGAACTCTTG GTGCAATTTGTGGATGACAGGAAAGTGATGAATGTCAACAGGAGGGACCTCTTCCTGCACATCTTTGATGAACTGATGGCGCCGCAGTCCAACTTGTTCATGTACAACGACAGAAAGATGCTGGCCTGGTTCCCCCCCAAG CCCAAGGTAGCGGCGAACACGTACTTCCTGTTTGGGGTTCTATGCGGCCTGGCTCTGCACAACCAGAACATGGTCCATCTGCCCTTCCCACTTGTTCTCTTCAGGAAGCTGCTTGGCGTCAAGCCCTCATTGGATGACATGAAGGAATTTGAACCCACCGTTGGAGA GGGATTGCGATGCATCTTGGAGGACTACAGTGATAATGTCCTCAAAGACATGGAGACTACTTTTACC GTGTCTTGGGGAGGTGATAAAGTTGAGCTTGATCCAGAAGACTCTGAAAAACTTGTCACAGGTTCCAACAA GAAAGAGTTTGTGACCGCCTTTGTCAACTACGCCTTCAACAAATCAGTGGAAGGCGTTTTCGAGGCGTTCAAGAAAGGCTTTTTCAAGGTTTGTGAGCCGGACGTGGTGGCGTTCTTCCAGCCGGATGAGCTGCAAGCGGTGATGGTGGGAAATGAAAACTACGACTGGGATGTGTTCAAGCAG AACACGGTTTACGAAGGAGAATATCATGCTGCCCATCCGAATATTGTTATCTTCTGGGAGGTGTTCGATAAACTGacagaggaagaaaagaagaaattcCTTT CTTTTCTCACAGGCTGCGACCGCGTGCCGTTCGCGGGTATGGCGAGCCTCCAGATGAAAATCGCCATCTTGCCCGCCTCCACGGATCTCCATTACCCAGAGGCCCTCACCTGCCACTACCTTCTGTTACTTCCCATCTACCATCGGTACCCGATTGGGAGGCAAATGCACAACAGGCTCCTTTACGCCATCAATCACAGTCGTGGCTTCACCAAGACATTTAACACAGAAGGCTGA
- the LOC133405350 gene encoding E3 ISG15--protein ligase HERC5-like isoform X3: MDNSGYCPIVYIILREQGGDVFSWGLNSHGQLGLGRQTSLQYTPLQVPALNGIPVSQISAGAAHALFLTLSGLVYCCGANQHGQLGLNRIDDKGRFNICVVPALRRLSVSFITCGEAHSAVLTKEGKVYTFGEGAHGQLGHGSSANQLTPKPVDGMDGVASQVACGRRHTLVLGSSGQIWAFGSGVKGQIGSGKAEGSPAPVLVRLPWSCDSASVVPSDLKIAAGWNTSFAFTSSQSGKQRPITGRLDEKKLLKWLTLKKCNPEAEREILEMFFTSSSLVASFTKSIGLSLNADALNVDLEAASRAFSKMLAVPWIRKKVNLAALMNVLVTFRSSLKSPEIIVILLSCPLLHDVSAVLANVLPLAVVVDVMSERTQATLKGWWSSMPADMLLQHILVFKNALDFVIKNGLLVTHFPGIKATLEVLKLLYKANKRGKSYKVPLSTFYVEDFDNRTLVKDVFLWRQHSTKEDDVNTPPTFCRYPFVLNLFCKVSAFAIFAFITKFDYPGESVSFDVLVRRFQSEAPVFQLSLRPSHLLEDTFRQLNAADHVAFKKELLVQFVDDRKVMNVNRRDLFLHIFDELMAPQSNLFMYNDRKMLAWFPPKPKVAANTYFLFGVLCGLALHNQNMVHLPFPLVLFRKLLGVKPSLDDMKEFEPTVGEGLRCILEDYSDNVLKDMETTFTVSWGGDKVELDPEDSEKLVTGSNKKEFVTAFVNYAFNKSVEGVFEAFKKGFFKVCEPDVVAFFQPDELQAVMVGNENYDWDVFKQNTVYEGEYHAAHPNIVIFWEVFDKLTEEEKKKFLSFLTGCDRVPFAGMASLQMKIAILPASTDLHYPEALTCHYLLLLPIYHRYPIGRQMHNRLLYAINHSRGFTKTFNTEG; this comes from the exons ATGGACAACTCGGGTTATTGCCCAATCGTGTATATAATACTCAGAGAGCAAG GGGGCGACGTCTTCTCGTGGGGTTTGAACAGTCATGGCCAACTGGGTTTGGGGAGGCAGACTTCTCTGCAGTACACCCCCCTCCAGGTGCCCGCACTCAATGGCATACCGGTAAGCCAGATCTCGGCCGGAGCGGCTCATGCGCTGTTCCTCACCTTGTCGGGCCTGGTGTACTGTTGCGGGGCCAATCAACATGGTCAGCTTGGCCTGAACAGGATTGATGACAAAG GCCGATTCAACATCTGTGTTGTTCCTGCTCTTCGACGTCTGAGCGTTTCCTTCATCACTTGTGGAGAGGCCCACTCTGCTGTCTTAACAAAG GAGGGCAAAGTTTATACTTTTGGAGAGGGAGCTCACGGTCAGCTGGGTCATGGCTCTTCTGCGAATCAACTGACACCCAAACCGGTGGACGGGATGGACGGAGTTGCCTCACAGGTGGCATGCGGCAG ACGTCACACTCTCGTTTTGGGATCGTCTGGCCAAATTTGGGCTTTTGGCAGTGGGGTTAAAGGTCAGATTGGGAGCGGAAAAGCGGAGGGCAGCCCGGCGCCCGTGCTAGTACGACTTCCGTGGAGCTGTGACAGCGCGTCAGTCGTGCCCTCAG ACTTGAAAATAGCAGCAGGGTGGAACACGAGCTTTGCTTTCACTTCATCACAG agtGGAAAGCAACGCCCGATAACCGGAAGGCTTGATGAGAAAAAACTACTAAAATGGCTGACGTTAAAAAAGTGCAATCCAGAGGCTGAAAG AGAAATCCTTGAGATGTTTTTTACAAGCTCAAGCCTTGTTGCAAGTTTTACAAAAAGCAT tgGGCTTTCACTAAACGCAGATGCCTTAAATGTGGACCTCGAGGCTGCCAGCCGAGCTTTCTCTAAGATGCTAGCAGTGCCGTGGATCCGGAAAAAG GTGAACCTGGCAGCATTGATGAACGTGCTCGTCACTTTTCGCAGCTCCCTCAAATCTCCAGAGATCATTGTGATCCTGCTCTCGTGCCCGCTCCTCCACGATGTCTCGGCGGTTCTGGCCAACGTCTTGCCTTTGGCGGTGGTTGTTGACGTGATGAGTGAGAGGACTCAGGCAACACTAA AAGGCTGGTGGTCCTCCATGCCAGCCGACATGCTGTTGCAACACATCCTGGTGTTCAAAAATGCTCTGGATTTTGTCATCAAAAACGGCCTCTTGGTAACTCACTTTCCTGGCATCAAAGCCACACTGGAGGTCCTCAAGCTCCTCTACAAG GCAAACAAAAGAGGGAAGTCCTACAAAGTCCCACTAAGCACCTTTTATGTTGAGGACTTTGACAACAGGACGCTCGTGAAGGATGTCTTTCTTTGGCGTCAACATTCTACAAAAGAG GATGACGTCAATACACCTCCCACCTTTTGCCGGTACCCCTTTGTGCTTAATTTGTTCTGCAAGGTGTCGGCCTTTGCCATTTTTGCATTCATAACAAAG TTTGACTACCCCGGTGAATCAGTGTCTTTTGATGTTTTGGTACGGCGTTTTCAGTCCGAAGCGCCCGTCTTTCAGCTCTCTTTGAGACCAAGTCACCTGCTCGAGGACACCTTCAGACAGCTCAATGCAGCAGATCACGTCGCCTTCAAAAAAGAACTCTTG GTGCAATTTGTGGATGACAGGAAAGTGATGAATGTCAACAGGAGGGACCTCTTCCTGCACATCTTTGATGAACTGATGGCGCCGCAGTCCAACTTGTTCATGTACAACGACAGAAAGATGCTGGCCTGGTTCCCCCCCAAG CCCAAGGTAGCGGCGAACACGTACTTCCTGTTTGGGGTTCTATGCGGCCTGGCTCTGCACAACCAGAACATGGTCCATCTGCCCTTCCCACTTGTTCTCTTCAGGAAGCTGCTTGGCGTCAAGCCCTCATTGGATGACATGAAGGAATTTGAACCCACCGTTGGAGA GGGATTGCGATGCATCTTGGAGGACTACAGTGATAATGTCCTCAAAGACATGGAGACTACTTTTACC GTGTCTTGGGGAGGTGATAAAGTTGAGCTTGATCCAGAAGACTCTGAAAAACTTGTCACAGGTTCCAACAA GAAAGAGTTTGTGACCGCCTTTGTCAACTACGCCTTCAACAAATCAGTGGAAGGCGTTTTCGAGGCGTTCAAGAAAGGCTTTTTCAAGGTTTGTGAGCCGGACGTGGTGGCGTTCTTCCAGCCGGATGAGCTGCAAGCGGTGATGGTGGGAAATGAAAACTACGACTGGGATGTGTTCAAGCAG AACACGGTTTACGAAGGAGAATATCATGCTGCCCATCCGAATATTGTTATCTTCTGGGAGGTGTTCGATAAACTGacagaggaagaaaagaagaaattcCTTT CTTTTCTCACAGGCTGCGACCGCGTGCCGTTCGCGGGTATGGCGAGCCTCCAGATGAAAATCGCCATCTTGCCCGCCTCCACGGATCTCCATTACCCAGAGGCCCTCACCTGCCACTACCTTCTGTTACTTCCCATCTACCATCGGTACCCGATTGGGAGGCAAATGCACAACAGGCTCCTTTACGCCATCAATCACAGTCGTGGCTTCACCAAGACATTTAACACAGAAGGCTGA
- the LOC133405350 gene encoding probable E3 ubiquitin-protein ligase HERC6 isoform X2, with the protein MSRILFWGDSACGHFGPQASSRPVSWSVPGVVSNICCGEQHVLFLLEDGLVSSYGSDSRRQLGRKVFQSEKTPSGRVEGLAEVVSVACGQDHSLALCASGGVYSWGAAEDGQLGLLPNRVYNTQRASPVQIPMPIPVIQVACGNYYSLALTKGGDVFSWGLNSHGQLGLGRQTSLQYTPLQVPALNGIPVSQISAGAAHALFLTLSGLVYCCGANQHGQLGLNRIDDKGRFNICVVPALRRLSVSFITCGEAHSAVLTKEGKVYTFGEGAHGQLGHGSSANQLTPKPVDGMDGVASQVACGRRHTLVLGSSGQIWAFGSGVKGQIGSGKAEGSPAPVLVRLPWSCDSASVVPSDLKIAAGWNTSFAFTSSQSGKQRPITGRLDEKKLLKWLTLKKCNPEAEREILEMFFTSSSLVASFTKSIGLSLNADALNVDLEAASRAFSKMLAVPWIRKKVNLAALMNVLVTFRSSLKSPEIIVILLSCPLLHDVSAVLANVLPLAVVVDVMSERTQATLKGWWSSMPADMLLQHILVFKNALDFVIKNGLLVTHFPGIKATLEVLKLLYKANKRGKSYKVPLSTFYVEDFDNRTLVKDVFLWRQHSTKESEAPVFQLSLRPSHLLEDTFRQLNAADHVAFKKELLVQFVDDRKVMNVNRRDLFLHIFDELMAPQSNLFMYNDRKMLAWFPPKPKVAANTYFLFGVLCGLALHNQNMVHLPFPLVLFRKLLGVKPSLDDMKEFEPTVGEGLRCILEDYSDNVLKDMETTFTVSWGGDKVELDPEDSEKLVTGSNKKEFVTAFVNYAFNKSVEGVFEAFKKGFFKVCEPDVVAFFQPDELQAVMVGNENYDWDVFKQNTVYEGEYHAAHPNIVIFWEVFDKLTEEEKKKFLSFLTGCDRVPFAGMASLQMKIAILPASTDLHYPEALTCHYLLLLPIYHRYPIGRQMHNRLLYAINHSRGFTKTFNTEG; encoded by the exons ATGTCGCGCATCTTGTTCTGGGGGGACAGCGCCTGTGGACACTTTGGCCCGCAGGCATCCTCCAGGCCAGTGTCGTGGAGCGTCCCTGGTGTCGTGAGCAACATTTGCTGCGGGGAGCAGCACGTTTTATTCCTTTTGGAGGACGGACTCGTTTCCTCGTATGGAAGCGACTCAAGGAGACAGCTTGGACGAAAGGTTTTTCAAAGCGAAAAAACACCCTCAG GCCGTGTGGAGGGCTTGGCTGAGGTGGTGAGCGTGGCCTGCGGTCAGGACCACTCTCTGGCCCTGTGTGCATCGGGAGGAGTCTACTCCTGGGGGGCGGCAGAGGATGGACAACTCGGGTTATTGCCCAATCGTGTATATAATACTCAGAGAGCAAG TCCAGTGCAAATACCGATGCCTATACCAGTGATTCAGGTTGCTTGTGGAAACTACTACTCCCTGGCATTGACTAAAG GGGGCGACGTCTTCTCGTGGGGTTTGAACAGTCATGGCCAACTGGGTTTGGGGAGGCAGACTTCTCTGCAGTACACCCCCCTCCAGGTGCCCGCACTCAATGGCATACCGGTAAGCCAGATCTCGGCCGGAGCGGCTCATGCGCTGTTCCTCACCTTGTCGGGCCTGGTGTACTGTTGCGGGGCCAATCAACATGGTCAGCTTGGCCTGAACAGGATTGATGACAAAG GCCGATTCAACATCTGTGTTGTTCCTGCTCTTCGACGTCTGAGCGTTTCCTTCATCACTTGTGGAGAGGCCCACTCTGCTGTCTTAACAAAG GAGGGCAAAGTTTATACTTTTGGAGAGGGAGCTCACGGTCAGCTGGGTCATGGCTCTTCTGCGAATCAACTGACACCCAAACCGGTGGACGGGATGGACGGAGTTGCCTCACAGGTGGCATGCGGCAG ACGTCACACTCTCGTTTTGGGATCGTCTGGCCAAATTTGGGCTTTTGGCAGTGGGGTTAAAGGTCAGATTGGGAGCGGAAAAGCGGAGGGCAGCCCGGCGCCCGTGCTAGTACGACTTCCGTGGAGCTGTGACAGCGCGTCAGTCGTGCCCTCAG ACTTGAAAATAGCAGCAGGGTGGAACACGAGCTTTGCTTTCACTTCATCACAG agtGGAAAGCAACGCCCGATAACCGGAAGGCTTGATGAGAAAAAACTACTAAAATGGCTGACGTTAAAAAAGTGCAATCCAGAGGCTGAAAG AGAAATCCTTGAGATGTTTTTTACAAGCTCAAGCCTTGTTGCAAGTTTTACAAAAAGCAT tgGGCTTTCACTAAACGCAGATGCCTTAAATGTGGACCTCGAGGCTGCCAGCCGAGCTTTCTCTAAGATGCTAGCAGTGCCGTGGATCCGGAAAAAG GTGAACCTGGCAGCATTGATGAACGTGCTCGTCACTTTTCGCAGCTCCCTCAAATCTCCAGAGATCATTGTGATCCTGCTCTCGTGCCCGCTCCTCCACGATGTCTCGGCGGTTCTGGCCAACGTCTTGCCTTTGGCGGTGGTTGTTGACGTGATGAGTGAGAGGACTCAGGCAACACTAA AAGGCTGGTGGTCCTCCATGCCAGCCGACATGCTGTTGCAACACATCCTGGTGTTCAAAAATGCTCTGGATTTTGTCATCAAAAACGGCCTCTTGGTAACTCACTTTCCTGGCATCAAAGCCACACTGGAGGTCCTCAAGCTCCTCTACAAG GCAAACAAAAGAGGGAAGTCCTACAAAGTCCCACTAAGCACCTTTTATGTTGAGGACTTTGACAACAGGACGCTCGTGAAGGATGTCTTTCTTTGGCGTCAACATTCTACAAAAGAG TCCGAAGCGCCCGTCTTTCAGCTCTCTTTGAGACCAAGTCACCTGCTCGAGGACACCTTCAGACAGCTCAATGCAGCAGATCACGTCGCCTTCAAAAAAGAACTCTTG GTGCAATTTGTGGATGACAGGAAAGTGATGAATGTCAACAGGAGGGACCTCTTCCTGCACATCTTTGATGAACTGATGGCGCCGCAGTCCAACTTGTTCATGTACAACGACAGAAAGATGCTGGCCTGGTTCCCCCCCAAG CCCAAGGTAGCGGCGAACACGTACTTCCTGTTTGGGGTTCTATGCGGCCTGGCTCTGCACAACCAGAACATGGTCCATCTGCCCTTCCCACTTGTTCTCTTCAGGAAGCTGCTTGGCGTCAAGCCCTCATTGGATGACATGAAGGAATTTGAACCCACCGTTGGAGA GGGATTGCGATGCATCTTGGAGGACTACAGTGATAATGTCCTCAAAGACATGGAGACTACTTTTACC GTGTCTTGGGGAGGTGATAAAGTTGAGCTTGATCCAGAAGACTCTGAAAAACTTGTCACAGGTTCCAACAA GAAAGAGTTTGTGACCGCCTTTGTCAACTACGCCTTCAACAAATCAGTGGAAGGCGTTTTCGAGGCGTTCAAGAAAGGCTTTTTCAAGGTTTGTGAGCCGGACGTGGTGGCGTTCTTCCAGCCGGATGAGCTGCAAGCGGTGATGGTGGGAAATGAAAACTACGACTGGGATGTGTTCAAGCAG AACACGGTTTACGAAGGAGAATATCATGCTGCCCATCCGAATATTGTTATCTTCTGGGAGGTGTTCGATAAACTGacagaggaagaaaagaagaaattcCTTT CTTTTCTCACAGGCTGCGACCGCGTGCCGTTCGCGGGTATGGCGAGCCTCCAGATGAAAATCGCCATCTTGCCCGCCTCCACGGATCTCCATTACCCAGAGGCCCTCACCTGCCACTACCTTCTGTTACTTCCCATCTACCATCGGTACCCGATTGGGAGGCAAATGCACAACAGGCTCCTTTACGCCATCAATCACAGTCGTGGCTTCACCAAGACATTTAACACAGAAGGCTGA